A genomic window from Massilia sp. METH4 includes:
- a CDS encoding NADH-quinone oxidoreductase subunit M: MQSTINNLPPYLSLSIWLPIIFGTIILAIGRDSRAGLVRVLALVGSIVSLLPTIPLFTGFDNAAHGVQFVESSKWIDRFNIHYFLGIDGLSLWFVPLTAFITIIVVISAWEVIQERVAHYMGAFLILSGLMIGVFTALDGLLFYFFFEATLIPMYIIIGVWGGANRVYAAFKFFLYTFLGSLLTLVALIYLYNKSGSWNILEWHQLPLSWSEQIAIFVAFFMAFAVKVPMFPVHTWLPDVHVEAPTGGSAVLAAIMLKLGAYGFLRFSLPITPDASHYLAPVVIVLSLIAVIYVGLVAMVQKDMKKLVAYSSIAHMGFVTLGFFMFNDMGTQGAIMQMISHGFVSGAMFLCIGVLYDQAHSRQIADYGGVVNKMPKFAAFFILFSMANCGLPATSGFVGEFMVILGAVQFNFVTGILAATALILGAAYSLWMAKRVIFGKVANHHVAELKDLNNREFLMLGLLAIATLYMGLYPAPFTDTMQTSVADLLQHVSQTKIAP; this comes from the coding sequence ATGCAGTCAACGATTAATAATCTTCCTCCTTACCTCAGCCTGTCGATCTGGCTGCCGATCATCTTCGGCACCATCATCCTGGCGATCGGCCGCGACTCGCGTGCCGGGCTGGTACGCGTGCTGGCACTGGTCGGCTCGATCGTCTCGCTGCTGCCGACGATCCCGCTGTTCACCGGTTTCGACAACGCCGCGCACGGCGTGCAGTTCGTGGAAAGCAGCAAGTGGATCGATCGCTTCAACATCCACTACTTCCTGGGTATCGACGGCCTGTCGCTGTGGTTCGTGCCGCTGACCGCCTTCATCACGATCATCGTGGTGATCTCCGCCTGGGAAGTGATCCAGGAACGCGTGGCCCACTACATGGGCGCGTTCCTGATCCTGTCCGGCCTGATGATCGGCGTGTTTACCGCGCTGGACGGCCTGCTGTTCTACTTCTTCTTCGAAGCCACCCTGATCCCGATGTACATCATCATCGGCGTGTGGGGCGGTGCGAACCGCGTGTACGCGGCGTTCAAGTTCTTCCTGTACACGTTCCTGGGCTCGCTGCTGACCCTGGTCGCGCTGATCTACCTGTACAACAAGTCCGGTTCCTGGAACATCCTGGAATGGCACCAGCTGCCGCTCTCCTGGAGCGAACAGATCGCGATCTTCGTCGCCTTCTTCATGGCCTTCGCCGTGAAGGTGCCGATGTTCCCGGTGCACACCTGGCTGCCGGACGTGCACGTGGAAGCGCCGACCGGCGGTTCCGCCGTGCTGGCCGCGATCATGCTGAAGCTGGGCGCCTACGGTTTCCTGCGCTTCTCGCTGCCGATCACGCCGGACGCTTCGCACTACCTGGCGCCGGTCGTCATCGTCCTGTCGCTGATCGCTGTGATCTACGTGGGCCTGGTGGCCATGGTGCAGAAGGACATGAAAAAGCTGGTCGCCTACTCGTCGATCGCGCACATGGGCTTCGTCACGCTGGGCTTCTTCATGTTCAACGACATGGGCACCCAGGGCGCCATCATGCAGATGATCTCGCACGGCTTCGTGTCCGGCGCGATGTTCCTGTGCATCGGCGTGCTGTATGACCAGGCGCACTCGCGCCAGATCGCCGACTACGGCGGCGTCGTGAACAAGATGCCGAAGTTCGCCGCGTTCTTCATCCTGTTCTCCATGGCCAACTGCGGCCTGCCGGCAACCTCCGGCTTCGTGGGCGAATTCATGGTGATCCTGGGCGCCGTGCAGTTCAATTTCGTGACCGGCATCCTGGCCGCCACCGCGCTGATCCTGGGCGCCGCCTATTCGCTGTGGATGGCCAAGCGCGTCATCTTCGGCAAGGTGGCGAACCACCACGTGGCCGAACTGAAGGACCTGAACAACCGCGAGTTCCTGATGCTGGGTCTCCTGGCGATCGCGACCCTGTACATGGGCCTGTACCCGGCGCCGTTCACCGACACGATGCAAACCTCGGTGGCCGACCTGCTGCAGCACGTGTCGCAGACCAAGATTGCACCTTGA
- the nuoL gene encoding NADH-quinone oxidoreductase subunit L, whose translation MTGLNPNLLLAVPLAPLAGSAIAGLLGTKFFGNVVNRKVATAATILGVLVAFLISFQTFLQVLDGATYNDTVYRWMTVAGVNLEVGFQIDTLSAMMMCVVTFVSLMVHIYTIGYMAEDEGYNRFFSYISLFTFSMLMLVMANNFLQLFFGWEAVGLVSYLLIGFWFKRPTAIFANMKAFLVNRVGDFGFILGIGLVLAYTGTMDYQEAFAKKDLLVNATLPGTDWMIITVACICLFIGAMGKSAQFPLHVWLPDSMEGPTPISALIHAATMVTAGIFMVSRMSPLFELSDVALSFILIIGSITALFMGFLGIIQNDIKRVVAYSTLSQLGYMTVALGASAYSVAVFHLMTHAFFKALLFLGAGSVIIGMHHDQDIRNMGGLRKYMPITWITSLLGSLALIGTPFFSGFYSKDSIIEAVHATHLPGAGFANFAVLAGVFVTAFYSFRMYFRVFHGPENFGKAHAHDHHDDHHSAKAAHGDPHALHDSDAHHEEESHVDSDDDDHHHHGLAPGEKPHESPFVVWFPLAALAIPSVIIGFLAIGPMLHGDFFNNVIFVDHAKHPAMHELNEEFHGAVAMAIHGLQTAPFWLALAGVVAAYYCYMVNPRVPAWFYDKFKFLHTLLDNKYYMDAFNQAVFAKGARMLGTGLWQVGDRALIDGLVVNGSAKVVGWFSSLTRLAQTGYIYHYAFVMIIGILGFLVYFLPFWHA comes from the coding sequence ATGACGGGGCTTAACCCTAACCTTCTTCTCGCTGTTCCCCTCGCGCCATTGGCGGGGTCCGCGATCGCGGGCCTCCTGGGCACGAAGTTCTTCGGCAACGTGGTCAACCGCAAGGTGGCCACCGCGGCAACGATCCTGGGCGTGCTGGTCGCGTTCCTGATCTCGTTCCAGACCTTCCTGCAGGTGCTGGACGGCGCTACCTACAACGACACGGTGTACCGCTGGATGACCGTGGCCGGCGTCAACCTGGAAGTGGGCTTCCAGATCGACACGCTGTCGGCGATGATGATGTGCGTCGTGACCTTCGTGTCGCTGATGGTGCACATCTACACGATCGGCTACATGGCCGAGGACGAAGGCTACAACCGCTTCTTCTCGTACATCTCGCTGTTCACCTTCTCGATGCTGATGCTGGTGATGGCCAACAACTTCCTGCAGCTGTTCTTCGGCTGGGAAGCGGTGGGCCTGGTCTCGTACCTGCTGATCGGCTTCTGGTTCAAGCGTCCGACCGCGATTTTCGCCAACATGAAGGCGTTCCTGGTCAACCGCGTGGGTGACTTCGGCTTCATCCTCGGTATCGGCCTGGTCCTGGCCTACACGGGCACGATGGATTACCAGGAAGCCTTCGCCAAGAAGGACCTGCTGGTCAATGCGACCCTGCCGGGCACCGACTGGATGATCATCACCGTGGCCTGCATCTGCCTGTTCATCGGCGCGATGGGCAAATCGGCACAGTTCCCGCTGCACGTGTGGCTGCCGGACTCGATGGAAGGCCCGACCCCGATCTCGGCACTGATCCACGCCGCGACGATGGTGACCGCCGGCATCTTCATGGTGTCGCGCATGTCGCCGCTGTTCGAACTGTCGGACGTGGCACTGTCCTTCATCCTGATCATCGGCTCGATCACCGCGCTGTTCATGGGCTTTTTGGGCATCATCCAGAACGACATCAAGCGCGTGGTGGCGTATTCGACGCTGTCGCAGCTGGGCTACATGACCGTCGCGCTGGGCGCCTCGGCCTACTCGGTGGCCGTGTTCCACCTGATGACCCACGCGTTCTTCAAGGCGCTGCTGTTCCTGGGCGCGGGTTCCGTGATCATCGGCATGCACCACGACCAGGACATCCGCAACATGGGCGGCCTGCGCAAGTACATGCCGATCACGTGGATCACGTCGCTGCTGGGTTCCCTGGCGCTGATCGGTACCCCGTTCTTCTCCGGCTTCTACTCGAAGGATTCGATCATCGAGGCGGTGCACGCCACCCACCTGCCGGGCGCGGGCTTCGCGAACTTCGCGGTGCTGGCCGGCGTATTCGTGACGGCGTTCTACTCGTTCCGCATGTACTTCCGCGTGTTCCATGGTCCTGAGAACTTCGGCAAGGCGCATGCGCATGACCATCATGACGATCATCACAGCGCAAAGGCCGCCCATGGCGACCCACACGCGCTGCACGATTCGGACGCGCACCACGAAGAGGAATCGCATGTCGATTCCGACGACGATGATCATCACCACCACGGCCTGGCACCGGGCGAGAAACCGCACGAGTCGCCGTTCGTCGTGTGGTTCCCGCTGGCCGCGCTGGCGATTCCGTCGGTGATCATCGGCTTCCTGGCGATCGGCCCGATGCTGCATGGCGACTTCTTTAACAACGTGATCTTCGTCGACCACGCCAAGCACCCGGCGATGCACGAGCTGAACGAAGAGTTCCACGGCGCGGTCGCGATGGCGATCCACGGCCTGCAGACGGCACCGTTCTGGCTGGCACTGGCCGGCGTGGTGGCGGCGTACTACTGCTACATGGTCAATCCGCGCGTGCCGGCCTGGTTCTACGACAAGTTCAAGTTCCTGCACACGCTGCTCGACAACAAGTACTACATGGATGCGTTCAACCAGGCGGTGTTCGCCAAGGGTGCGCGCATGCTGGGTACCGGCCTGTGGCAAGTGGGCGACCGTGCCCTGATCGATGGCCTGGTGGTCAACGGCTCCGCCAAGGTGGTGGGCTGGTTCTCGTCGCTGACGCGCCTGGCGCAGACGGGTTACATCTACCACTACGCGTTCGTGATGATCATCGGCATCCTGGGCTTCCTGGTGTACTTCCTGCCGTTCTGGCACGCTTAA
- the nuoK gene encoding NADH-quinone oxidoreductase subunit NuoK — protein MTLSLAHYLVLGAILFAISIVGIFLNRKNVIVLLMAIELMLLAVNLNFIAFSHFLGDAAGQIFVFFILTVAAAESAIGLAILVLMFRNLDTINVEDLDSLKG, from the coding sequence ATGACCCTGTCGCTGGCTCATTACCTGGTCCTGGGCGCGATCCTGTTCGCGATCTCGATCGTCGGCATTTTCCTGAACCGCAAGAACGTCATCGTGCTGCTGATGGCCATCGAGCTGATGCTGTTGGCGGTGAACCTGAACTTCATCGCGTTTTCCCACTTCCTGGGCGACGCGGCGGGCCAGATCTTCGTGTTCTTCATCCTGACCGTGGCGGCCGCCGAATCGGCGATCGGCCTCGCGATCCTGGTGCTGATGTTCCGTAACCTGGACACCATCAACGTCGAAGACCTGGACAGCCTCAAAGGCTAG
- a CDS encoding NADH-quinone oxidoreductase subunit J, which produces MTFTTVLFYVFAIIMVVASARVITARNPVTAALFLVLAFFQAGGIWMLLKAEFLAVVLVLVYVGAVMVLFLFVVMMIDIDQTELRKNFWNYLPVASIIGGIIVLEMASVLWRSFGMETPVPEAANTIGTTKALGMLIYTQYIYAFEVAAVILLLAIVAAVALTLRRRKDVKYFDPGEAVRVRRNDRLKIVKMDAVKKDVASTEATKEAP; this is translated from the coding sequence ATGACCTTTACAACCGTATTGTTCTACGTGTTCGCGATCATCATGGTGGTCGCATCGGCACGCGTGATCACGGCGCGCAATCCCGTGACGGCGGCACTGTTCCTGGTGCTGGCCTTCTTCCAGGCAGGCGGCATCTGGATGCTGCTGAAAGCCGAGTTCCTGGCCGTGGTGCTGGTGCTCGTGTACGTGGGCGCCGTGATGGTGCTGTTCCTGTTCGTCGTGATGATGATCGACATCGACCAGACCGAGCTTCGCAAGAACTTCTGGAACTACCTGCCGGTGGCCTCGATCATCGGCGGCATCATCGTGCTGGAAATGGCCTCGGTGCTGTGGCGCAGCTTTGGCATGGAAACGCCCGTGCCGGAAGCGGCGAACACGATCGGCACCACGAAGGCGCTGGGCATGCTGATCTACACCCAGTACATCTACGCGTTCGAAGTGGCCGCCGTCATCCTGCTGCTGGCGATCGTCGCCGCCGTCGCGCTGACGCTGCGCCGCCGCAAGGACGTCAAGTACTTCGATCCGGGCGAGGCCGTGCGCGTGCGCCGCAACGACCGCCTGAAGATCGTCAAGATGGACGCCGTGAAGAAGGATGTGGCGTCGACCGAAGCAACCAAGGAGGCTCCATGA
- the nuoI gene encoding NADH-quinone oxidoreductase subunit NuoI produces MTRVKDLIGSLMLTELIKGLALTGKYMFSRKITVQYPEEKTPMSPRFRGLHALRRYPNGEERCIACKLCEAVCPAMAITIESDERDDGTRRTTRYDIDLTKCIFCGFCEESCPVDSIVETHVLEYHGEKRGDLYYTKEMLLAVGDRYEADIAANRAADAAYR; encoded by the coding sequence ATGACTCGAGTAAAAGACCTTATCGGCAGCCTGATGCTGACCGAGTTGATCAAGGGCCTCGCGCTGACGGGCAAGTACATGTTCTCGCGCAAGATCACCGTGCAGTATCCGGAAGAGAAGACGCCGATGTCGCCGCGCTTCCGCGGCCTGCACGCGCTGCGCCGCTATCCGAACGGTGAAGAGCGCTGCATCGCCTGCAAGCTGTGCGAGGCGGTGTGCCCGGCGATGGCGATCACGATCGAATCCGACGAACGCGACGACGGCACGCGCCGCACCACGCGCTACGACATCGACCTGACCAAGTGCATCTTCTGCGGCTTCTGCGAAGAATCGTGCCCGGTCGACTCGATCGTCGAGACGCACGTGCTGGAATACCACGGTGAGAAGCGGGGCGACCTGTACTACACCAAGGAGATGCTGCTGGCCGTCGGCGACCGCTACGAGGCGGACATCGCCGCCAACCGCGCCGCGGACGCCGCGTATCGCTGA
- the nuoH gene encoding NADH-quinone oxidoreductase subunit NuoH has translation MALEIVNTITTTGEATLGAAWPLVWTIVKVLCVLMPLLGLVAYATLWERKLIGFIQIRIGPNRVGPMGLLQPMADGIKMLLKEIVVPTKAAKSLFVIGPVMTIMPALAAWSVVPFGPEAVLANVNAGLLVLLAITSMEVYGIIIAGWASNSKYSFMGAMRASAQMISYEIPMGFALVVILMVSGSLNFIDIVVSQQTGRFADMGLNFLSWNWLPLLPLFVVYLTSGLAEANRAPFDVVEGESEIVAGHMVEYSGMSYAMFMLAEYANIILVGALASIMFLGGWSAPFAFLEFGGGFGGFFWLFVKTFLIVSLFIWVRGTFPRYRYDQIMRLGWKVFIPLTLFWLVLVATWMQTPWNIWK, from the coding sequence ATGGCGCTGGAAATCGTCAATACCATCACCACCACCGGCGAGGCGACGCTGGGCGCCGCCTGGCCGCTCGTGTGGACGATCGTCAAGGTCCTGTGCGTGCTGATGCCGCTCCTGGGCCTGGTCGCCTACGCCACGCTGTGGGAACGCAAGCTGATCGGCTTCATCCAGATCCGTATCGGCCCGAACCGCGTGGGCCCGATGGGCCTGCTGCAACCGATGGCCGACGGCATCAAGATGCTGCTGAAGGAAATCGTGGTGCCGACCAAGGCCGCCAAGAGCCTGTTCGTGATCGGCCCAGTGATGACCATCATGCCGGCGCTGGCCGCCTGGTCGGTCGTGCCGTTCGGCCCGGAAGCCGTGCTGGCCAACGTCAACGCGGGCCTGCTGGTGCTGCTGGCGATCACCTCGATGGAGGTGTACGGCATCATCATCGCCGGCTGGGCATCGAACTCGAAGTACTCGTTCATGGGCGCCATGCGCGCCTCGGCGCAGATGATCTCCTACGAGATCCCGATGGGCTTCGCGCTGGTCGTGATCCTGATGGTGTCGGGTTCGCTGAACTTCATCGACATCGTCGTCAGCCAGCAGACCGGCCGCTTCGCCGACATGGGCCTGAACTTCCTGTCGTGGAACTGGCTGCCCCTGCTGCCGCTGTTCGTCGTGTACCTGACCTCCGGCCTGGCCGAGGCGAACCGCGCGCCGTTCGACGTGGTCGAGGGTGAATCGGAAATCGTGGCTGGCCACATGGTGGAATACTCCGGCATGTCGTACGCCATGTTCATGCTGGCCGAATACGCCAACATCATCCTGGTGGGCGCGCTGGCATCGATCATGTTCCTGGGCGGCTGGTCCGCGCCGTTCGCGTTCCTGGAATTCGGCGGCGGCTTCGGCGGCTTCTTCTGGCTGTTCGTGAAGACGTTCCTGATCGTGTCGCTGTTCATCTGGGTGCGTGGTACCTTCCCGCGTTACCGTTACGACCAGATCATGCGTCTGGGCTGGAAGGTCTTCATTCCCCTCACGCTGTTCTGGCTCGTGCTCGTCGCGACCTGGATGCAGACGCCGTGGAACATCTGGAAGTAA
- the nuoG gene encoding NADH-quinone oxidoreductase subunit NuoG translates to MVEIEIDGKKVEVPPGSMVMDAANKLGTYIPHFCYHKKLSIAANCRMCLVEVEKAPKPLPACATPVSAGMIVRSHSEKAVQAQKSVMEFLLINHPLDCPICDQGGECQLQDLAVGYGKNNSRYEEEKRVVVPKEAGPLVSMKEMSRCIHCTRCVRFGQEVAGVMELGMLGRGEHSEITTFVGEAVSSELSGNMIDLCPVGALTSKPFRYSARTWELSRRKSVSPHDGLGTNLIVQVKQGFVKRVLPLENEDINECWISDKDRFSYEGLYSADRLTQPMLKQGGEWKEVDWQTALEYVAHGLKNIRHEHGADAIAAYATAHSTLEELALLKKLTSGIGSDNIDFRLRQTDFALDGEVTPWLGMPIADVSNLQRALVIGSFLRKDHPLLASRLRAAVKNGGQLTLVNATADDSLIKVANNIVAAPSDWLAALSGIVSAIASAKGEAAPAGFPAEFSDAAKAVAASLLSGEQKAVFLGNAAVHHPQASAIAAAAQWIANATGARFGYLTEAANTVGGYIVGAYAAKAAPAFAVPKKAYLLLNAEPELDAANPSQAVAALKGAEMVVAMSAFKHGLDYADVLLPIAPFAETSGTFVNCEGRAQSFNGTVRPLGETRPAWKVLRVLGNILGLAGFDYETSESIRDEVLGKGVADVSGKLSNVSKVALKSAQFGTGDKLERIADVPIYFADALARRSGPLQATVDAQAPKAHISAALAEQIGVKTGDMVQVLQGAGSAILEARVDAGLPANVVRVSAAHASTATLGDMFGSISVAKVATEAGESK, encoded by the coding sequence ATGGTTGAAATCGAAATTGACGGCAAAAAGGTAGAAGTCCCACCGGGTTCGATGGTGATGGACGCTGCCAACAAACTGGGAACCTACATCCCGCACTTCTGCTATCACAAGAAACTGTCGATCGCAGCGAACTGCCGCATGTGCCTCGTCGAGGTGGAAAAGGCGCCGAAGCCGCTGCCGGCCTGCGCCACCCCCGTGTCCGCGGGCATGATCGTGCGCTCGCACAGCGAGAAGGCCGTGCAGGCGCAGAAGTCCGTGATGGAATTCCTGCTGATTAACCACCCGCTGGATTGCCCGATCTGCGACCAGGGCGGCGAGTGCCAGCTGCAGGATCTGGCCGTGGGCTACGGCAAGAACAACTCGCGCTACGAGGAAGAGAAGCGCGTCGTCGTGCCGAAGGAAGCCGGCCCGCTGGTCTCCATGAAGGAGATGAGCCGCTGCATCCACTGCACCCGCTGCGTGCGCTTCGGCCAGGAAGTGGCCGGCGTGATGGAACTGGGCATGCTGGGCCGCGGCGAGCACTCCGAGATCACCACGTTCGTCGGTGAAGCGGTGAGCTCGGAACTGTCCGGCAACATGATCGACCTGTGCCCGGTCGGCGCGCTGACGTCGAAGCCGTTCCGCTACAGCGCCCGTACCTGGGAACTGTCGCGCCGCAAGTCGGTGTCGCCGCACGACGGCCTGGGTACCAACCTGATCGTCCAGGTGAAGCAGGGCTTCGTCAAGCGCGTGCTGCCGCTGGAAAACGAAGACATCAACGAGTGCTGGATTTCCGACAAGGACCGCTTCTCGTACGAAGGCCTGTACTCGGCCGACCGCCTGACGCAGCCGATGCTCAAGCAAGGCGGCGAGTGGAAGGAAGTCGACTGGCAGACTGCGCTGGAATATGTCGCGCACGGCTTGAAGAATATCCGTCACGAACACGGCGCCGATGCGATCGCCGCCTACGCGACCGCCCACTCCACGCTGGAAGAGCTGGCCCTGCTGAAGAAGCTGACTTCGGGCATCGGTTCGGACAACATCGACTTCCGCCTGCGCCAGACCGACTTCGCCCTCGACGGTGAAGTCACGCCATGGCTGGGCATGCCGATCGCCGACGTGTCGAACCTGCAGCGCGCGCTGGTCATCGGTTCGTTCCTGCGCAAGGATCACCCGCTGCTGGCCTCCCGCCTGCGCGCCGCGGTGAAGAACGGCGGCCAGCTGACGCTGGTGAACGCCACCGCCGACGACAGCCTGATCAAGGTTGCCAACAATATCGTGGCCGCGCCGTCGGACTGGCTGGCCGCGCTGTCGGGCATCGTTTCCGCCATCGCATCCGCCAAGGGCGAAGCGGCCCCGGCCGGCTTCCCGGCCGAGTTCAGCGACGCCGCCAAGGCCGTTGCCGCCAGCCTGCTGTCGGGTGAGCAGAAAGCCGTCTTCCTGGGCAACGCCGCCGTGCACCACCCGCAAGCGTCCGCGATCGCGGCCGCTGCGCAGTGGATCGCCAACGCGACGGGCGCCAGGTTCGGCTACCTGACCGAAGCGGCCAACACCGTGGGCGGCTACATCGTGGGCGCATACGCGGCCAAGGCCGCTCCTGCGTTCGCGGTGCCGAAGAAAGCCTACCTGCTGCTGAACGCCGAGCCGGAGCTGGATGCGGCGAATCCATCGCAAGCCGTCGCCGCGCTGAAGGGCGCCGAGATGGTCGTCGCGATGTCGGCCTTCAAGCACGGCCTGGACTATGCCGACGTGCTGCTGCCGATCGCCCCGTTCGCCGAAACCTCGGGCACCTTCGTCAACTGCGAAGGCCGCGCACAGAGCTTCAACGGCACCGTGCGTCCGCTGGGCGAGACCCGCCCGGCCTGGAAGGTGCTGCGTGTGCTGGGCAACATCCTGGGCCTCGCGGGCTTCGACTACGAAACGTCGGAATCGATCCGCGACGAAGTGCTGGGCAAGGGCGTGGCCGATGTGTCGGGCAAGCTGTCCAACGTGTCCAAGGTGGCACTGAAGTCCGCCCAGTTCGGCACCGGCGACAAGCTCGAGCGCATCGCCGACGTGCCGATCTACTTCGCCGACGCCCTGGCGCGCCGTTCCGGCCCGCTGCAGGCGACGGTGGATGCGCAGGCACCGAAGGCGCACATCTCGGCCGCGCTGGCCGAACAGATCGGCGTGAAGACGGGTGACATGGTGCAGGTGCTGCAAGGCGCCGGTTCCGCGATCCTGGAAGCGCGCGTGGACGCTGGCCTGCCGGCCAACGTGGTACGCGTCTCCGCCGCACACGCATCGACGGCTACCTTGGGCGACATGTTCGGCTCCATCTCGGTGGCAAAAGTGGCAACTGAGGCAGGGGAGAGCAAATAA
- the nuoF gene encoding NADH-quinone oxidoreductase subunit NuoF, protein MTSLHDRHINPLILKDLTGDNWHLADYVKRGGYSALRRILEEKIPPEQIIADLKASGLRGRGGAGFPTGLKWSFMPRQFPGQKYLVCNTDEGEPGTFKDRDIIRYNPHALIEGMAIGAYAMGITVGYNYIHGEIFQEYLRFEEALEEARAAGWLGDNILGSGFSFQLHAHHGYGAYICGEETALLESLEGKKGQPRFKPPFPASFGLYGKPTTINNTETFAAVPFILNIGAENYLGLGKPNNGGTKIFSISGDVERPGNYEVPLGTPFAKLMELAGGMRGGKKIKAVIPGGSSAPVIRGEIMMQTDLDYDSIAKAGSMLGSGAVIVMDETRCMVKALERLAYFYYEESCGQCTPCREGTGWMYRMIHRIEHGQGRQSDLDMLNSIADNIQGRTICALGDAAAMPVRAFIKQFREEFEYHVEHKHCLVPVSAF, encoded by the coding sequence ATGACTTCCCTCCACGATCGACACATCAACCCGCTGATCCTGAAGGACCTGACGGGCGACAACTGGCACCTGGCCGACTACGTGAAGCGTGGCGGCTATTCGGCGCTGCGCCGCATCCTCGAAGAGAAAATCCCGCCCGAGCAGATCATCGCCGACCTGAAGGCTTCCGGCCTGCGCGGCCGCGGTGGCGCGGGTTTCCCGACCGGCTTGAAGTGGAGCTTCATGCCGCGCCAGTTCCCGGGCCAGAAATACCTCGTCTGCAATACAGATGAGGGCGAGCCGGGCACTTTCAAGGACCGCGACATCATCCGCTACAACCCGCACGCGCTGATCGAAGGCATGGCCATCGGCGCCTACGCGATGGGCATCACCGTGGGCTACAACTACATCCACGGCGAGATCTTCCAGGAATACCTGCGTTTCGAAGAGGCGCTGGAAGAGGCGCGCGCCGCCGGCTGGCTGGGCGACAACATCCTGGGCTCGGGCTTTTCCTTCCAGCTGCATGCGCACCACGGCTACGGCGCCTACATCTGCGGCGAGGAAACCGCGCTGCTGGAATCGCTGGAAGGCAAGAAGGGCCAGCCGCGCTTCAAGCCGCCGTTCCCGGCCTCGTTCGGCCTGTACGGCAAGCCGACCACGATCAACAACACGGAAACGTTCGCGGCCGTGCCGTTCATCCTGAACATCGGTGCCGAGAACTACCTGGGCCTGGGCAAGCCAAACAACGGCGGCACGAAGATCTTCTCGATCTCCGGCGACGTGGAACGCCCGGGCAACTACGAAGTTCCGCTCGGCACGCCGTTCGCAAAGCTGATGGAACTGGCCGGCGGCATGCGCGGCGGCAAGAAGATCAAGGCCGTCATCCCCGGCGGTTCGTCCGCTCCGGTGATCCGCGGCGAGATCATGATGCAGACCGACCTGGACTACGACTCGATCGCGAAAGCGGGCTCGATGCTGGGTTCCGGCGCCGTGATCGTGATGGACGAGACGCGCTGCATGGTGAAGGCGCTGGAACGCCTGGCCTACTTCTACTATGAAGAGTCCTGCGGCCAGTGCACGCCTTGCCGCGAAGGCACGGGCTGGATGTACCGCATGATCCACCGCATCGAGCACGGCCAGGGCCGCCAGAGCGACCTGGACATGCTGAACTCGATCGCCGACAACATCCAGGGCCGCACGATTTGCGCGCTGGGCGATGCCGCCGCGATGCCGGTGCGCGCGTTCATCAAGCAGTTCCGCGAAGAATTCGAATATCACGTCGAGCACAAGCACTGCCTGGTGCCTGTCTCGGCCTTCTAA
- the nuoE gene encoding NADH-quinone oxidoreductase subunit NuoE — MLSEQCYKKIDRELAKYPADQRQSAVMASLAHAQVELGWLSPETMKEIADYIGMPAIAVQEVATFYNMYNLKPTGRHKITVCTNLPCALSGGVKAGEHLKQKLGIDYRETTEDGEFTLLEGECMGACGDAPVLLVNNHRMCSFMNNSKLDELVEELKK, encoded by the coding sequence ATGTTATCCGAGCAGTGCTATAAAAAAATCGACCGCGAGTTGGCCAAGTACCCGGCCGACCAGCGCCAGTCGGCCGTGATGGCCTCGCTGGCTCATGCCCAGGTTGAGCTGGGCTGGCTGTCGCCTGAAACGATGAAGGAAATCGCCGACTACATCGGCATGCCCGCCATCGCCGTGCAGGAAGTGGCGACCTTCTACAACATGTACAACCTCAAGCCGACCGGCCGCCACAAGATCACCGTGTGCACCAACCTGCCGTGCGCCCTGTCCGGCGGCGTGAAAGCGGGCGAGCACCTGAAGCAGAAGCTGGGCATCGACTACCGCGAAACGACCGAGGATGGCGAGTTCACGCTGCTGGAAGGCGAGTGCATGGGCGCCTGCGGCGACGCACCCGTCCTGCTGGTGAACAACCACCGCATGTGCAGCTTCATGAACAATTCCAAGCTCGACGAGCTGGTGGAGGAGCTGAAGAAATGA